Proteins found in one Triticum aestivum cultivar Chinese Spring chromosome 4D, IWGSC CS RefSeq v2.1, whole genome shotgun sequence genomic segment:
- the LOC123097649 gene encoding pentatricopeptide repeat-containing protein At1g05750, chloroplastic: protein MLTVSLLDAQLARCSSARHLLQIHGQFIASGLLADAFAASRLLLFTSATRLLPLPVHHSFRLLRLVRCPNAFSCNTLLKAALLAGTPHLCLPLYTSLPASPDAYTHPILAAACAARRDVNEGRQVHSHAIKHGFGDDLYLRNGLMHMYSVCGCLWDARRVFDAGPVWDAVSWNTILAAYVHAGDVDQAVGVFARMPQRNATAVSSMVSLFGRRGMVDEARGVFDEAECRDIFTWTAMISCFERNSMFAEALHMFSCMRREMWPVDEALMVSVVSACAQSEVIRNGELCHGLVIRAGLCSLLNIQNVLIHMYSCCLDVVAARRLFDSGDCLDQFSWNSMIAGYLKNGHVENAMTLFNAMPDKDNVSWSTMISGCVQNNQSSDALAVFDNMRAQGVRPDEVTIVSVISACTNLSALEKGKSVHDYVRQNKCYITLVLGTSLIDMYMKCGYLEAAMDVFNIMEEKGAPCWNAVIVGLAMNGLVTKALEMFSEMEASGTAIPNEITFIGVLSACRHAGLVEEGRHFFKLMQHKYRIVPNIRHYGCMVDLLGRAGYVKEAEDLIESMPMLPDVPAWGALLGACWKHGENEVGERVGRKLVNLDPRHDGFHTMLSNIYAKEGMWQSVNDLRDSMKQRHVPKVSGYSAVEMSHS from the coding sequence ATGCTCACGGTGTCTCTCCTAGACGCGCAACTCGCTCGGTGCTCCTCCGCGCGCCATCTCCTCCAGATTCACGGCCAGTTCATCGCCTCCGGCCTCCTCGCCGATGCcttcgccgccagccgcctcctcctcttcaCCTCCGCTACCCGCCTCCTCCCGCTCCCCGTCCACCATTCGTTCCGCCTCCTCCGACTCGTCCGCTGCCCCAACGCCTTCTCCTGCAACACGCTCCTCAAGGCGGCTCTGCTCGCCGGGACGCCGCACCTCTGCCTACCACTCTACACCTCCCTGCCAGCGTCCCCCGACGCCTACACCCACCCCAtcctcgccgccgcctgcgccgccagGAGGGACGTGAATGAAGGCAGGCAGGTGCACTCACACGCTATCAAGCACGGGTTCGGTGATGATTTGTACCTCAGGAACGGCCTGATGCATATGTACTCTGTTTGCGGCTGCCTCTGGGACGCACGCAGGGTGTTTGACGCAGGTCCCGTGTGGGACGCTGTTTCGTGGAACACCATCCTGGCTGCGTACGTGCATGCTGGGGATGTCGACCAGGCGGTTGGGGTGTTCGCACGGATGCCACAGCGGAATGCCACAGCGGTGAGCTCCATGGTGTCATTGTTTGGGAGGAGGGGTATGGTGGACGAGGCAAGAGGGGTGTTTGACGAGGCCGAGTGCAGGGATATTTTCACGTGGACTGCCATGATTTCTTGCTTTGAGCGGAACAGCATGTTTGCAGAGGCGTTGCACATGTTCTCGTGCATGCGTCGAGAGATGTGGCCTGTGGACGAGGCGCTGATGGTCAGCGTGGTGTCCGCTTGTGCACAGTCGGAGGTGATTCGAAATGGGGAACTATGCCATGGACTGGTTATCAGGGCTGGCCTTTGTTCGCTGCTAAATATTCAGAATGTGCTGATCCACATGTACTCATGTTGCCTGGATGTTGTTGCAGCACGGAGGTTGTTTGACAGCGGTGACTGCTTGGACCAGTTCTCCTGGAACTCAATGATAGCAGGCTATCTAAAGAATGGTCATGTCGAAAATGCAATGACATTGTTCAATGCAATGCCTGACAAGGACAATGTTTCTTGGAGTACAATGATTTCTGGTTGTGTGCAGAATAACCAATCGTCAGATGCACTCGCTGTCTTCGATAACATGCGAGCCCAGGGAGTCAGGCCGGATGAGGTTACTATTGTTAGTGTTATATCTGCATGCACTAATCTGTCTGCTCTGGAGAAAGGAAAGTCGGTGCATGATTATGTAAGGCAAAACAAATGTTACATCACTCTTGTACTTGGGACTAGCCTCATTGACATGTACATGAAGTGTGGATACTTGGAAGCTGCAATGGATGTCTTCAACATAATGGAAGAAAAAGGAGCACCTTGCTGGAATGCTGTCATTGTGGGGTTGGCCATGAACGGCCTTGTGACGAAAGCCCTTGAGATGTTCTCAGAGATGGAAGCATCCGGCACTGCCATCCCGAATGAGATAACTTTCATCGGAGTTTTAAGTGCTTGCAGACATGCTGGCCTAGTTGAGGAGGGCCGCCACTTCTTCAAGTTGATGCAACACAAGTACCGAATTGTGCCGAACATCAGACACTATGGATGCATGGTTGATCTTCTTGGACGTGCTGGATATGTTAAGGAGGCTGAGGATCTGATTGAGAGCATGCCCATGTTACCTGATGTTCCAGCATGGGGTGCATTGCTTGGTGCCTGCTGGAAGCATGGTGAAAATGAGGTTGGAGAAAGGGTGGGCAGGAAGCTTGTCAATCTGGATCCTCGCCATGACGGATTTCACACTATGTTATCTAACATATATGCTAAAGAGGGGATGTGGCAATCAGTAAATGACCTAAGGGACTCCATGAAGCAACGACATGTCCCAAAAGTTTCAGGATATAGTGCCGTTGAAATGTCTCATTCTTGA